The window CAGCAACTCCTATACCCCCAATTGCCACCATCTCTTTTATTTTAGCACCCGCTGTGAAGTACATAGCTCCCGCAATTGCTACAACTATCCCAAGTGTGCTTAAATCGGGCTGGAGCATTAAGAGAAGCCCCATGCTTCCTAAAAGAACAATAAATGGGATAAAACTTTTTGCGCTACGCACCTCTTTAATATGCGATGCCAGCCATGCGCTAAAATATATTATAAAAGCAAGCTTTATTAATTCAGAGGGTTGAAACGTGGCGAACCCAAGATTTAGCCATCTTTTTGCTCCTCCTATTTCCAGTCCTAATCCCGGAACAAATATAAGCATCATTGCAAATACGGAGAGTAAAAAAATAGGTAAAGCTAATTTTTCCAGTTTTTTATACGGAAATTTATACATAACAAAACACATTATACCGCCTATTATAAATCCGTATGTAAATTGATGAACAAAGTACTCATAAATATTTTTAAAATTTCTGTTACTTTCTCCGGCTGAAGCTGAAAGAAGAGCAATTATACCTATAATTACAATTGCCCCAAATGTAAACAGGAGCACTTTGTCGGGTTGTTTATTTTTTCTTTTTGGCATATTTTTTCACTTCTTGAACAAATTTTTCACCGCGTTCAAATTCGTTTTTGAACATATTAAAACTTGCAGCCGCCGGTGAAAAAAGAACAATTTCAGGGTTAGAATCCATGCAAGCCTTTAATGCTTTCTCTAAATTTTCAACTTTTTGAAAATTTTTGTTCCATGTCCCTAGGCCTTTGGCCGGGATCTCGGTCGCCGAAGGCGACATAGGGATTTTCTGCTTACTGATCTCTGATTCTATTTTATCACTTGCTGTTCCCG is drawn from Candidatus Spechtbacterales bacterium and contains these coding sequences:
- the ftsW gene encoding putative lipid II flippase FtsW codes for the protein MPKRKNKQPDKVLLFTFGAIVIIGIIALLSASAGESNRNFKNIYEYFVHQFTYGFIIGGIMCFVMYKFPYKKLEKLALPIFLLSVFAMMLIFVPGLGLEIGGAKRWLNLGFATFQPSELIKLAFIIYFSAWLASHIKEVRSAKSFIPFIVLLGSMGLLLMLQPDLSTLGIVVAIAGAMYFTAGAKIKEMVAIGGIGVAALYLFVKISPYRVNRVKTLLDPRTDPFGIGYQINQILIAVGSGQIWGAGPFQGTQKNFLPLAMNDSIFAVWAEETGFIGAAIVILLFTIIAWRGMRIASSANTDFAKFAAAGITTWLFVQAVINIGAMIGIVPLTGVTLPLISYGSSSLIITLMAVGLLLQLSKEVNKS